The proteins below come from a single Saccharopolyspora sp. SCSIO 74807 genomic window:
- a CDS encoding nuclear transport factor 2 family protein, with amino-acid sequence MGGFTRTEMERFWQRWLDANREAERRRDWKPLADHYAEDATYGWMYSPDEHFMAVGREEIRQYALGTEMAGLDGWHYDYVATVMDESNGMVIGFWKQRAGITDDHGREYEVPGIGGSWFGYGQDSAGNGRFEWQRDWFDLGAAARTFLSLAESGKATPGLLERMKTDSKSQPGHYRPADLPSTVWPPVVEEGAR; translated from the coding sequence ATGGGCGGCTTCACCCGCACCGAGATGGAACGGTTCTGGCAGCGCTGGCTGGACGCCAACCGCGAGGCCGAACGCCGCCGCGACTGGAAACCGCTGGCCGACCACTACGCCGAAGACGCCACCTACGGCTGGATGTACTCGCCGGACGAGCACTTCATGGCGGTGGGGCGCGAGGAGATCCGGCAGTACGCGCTCGGCACCGAGATGGCCGGGCTCGACGGGTGGCACTACGACTACGTGGCCACCGTCATGGACGAGTCGAACGGCATGGTGATCGGTTTCTGGAAGCAGCGCGCCGGGATCACCGACGACCACGGCCGCGAGTACGAGGTGCCGGGCATCGGCGGCAGCTGGTTCGGCTACGGCCAGGACTCCGCGGGCAACGGCCGGTTCGAGTGGCAGCGCGACTGGTTCGACCTGGGCGCCGCCGCGCGGACCTTCCTCAGCCTGGCCGAATCCGGGAAGGCGACGCCGGGGCTGCTGGAGCGGATGAAGACCGACAGCAAGTCGCAGCCCGGGCACTACCGGCCCGCGGACCTGCCGTCCACGGTGTGGCCGCCGGTGGTCGAGGAGGGGGCGCGGTGA
- a CDS encoding aldehyde dehydrogenase, with product MSLGAVSDLGSPQPRQLIDGRLTAGSGGRSHPVLNPAEGVEIGRAPSATADDVDDAIGAARRAFDFGEWATSPEFRIRCLRQLHSALVEHGAAMRALTTEEAGAPAFLTAGPQYDVPVESLKWTVDMAEGYPWHTDLGVAEPMGIATRRTIHREPVGVVAAITPWNFPNQVNLAKVGPALAAGNTVVLKPAPDTPWVGAELGRLVAERTDIPPGVFNVVTPHDDAVAALLTTDPRVDLVSFTGSTATGRAIMAAASTTLAKVFLELGGKSAAIVLDDADLGAAVGATAFGVCVHAGQGCALTTRLVVPRDRYDEAVEIAARTMRKIGAGDPRDAGTICGPVISQAQRDRVLDYLRLATEEGGTFATGGGIPAGKDAGFWIEPTVISGLHNENRVAREEIFGPVLVVLAHDGDDDAVRIANDSPYGLSGSVDSGSIERARNVAARVRTGTLAVNGGLWFSPDAPFGGYKQSGIGREMGVAGFEEYLETKLLAEPA from the coding sequence GTGAGCCTCGGCGCAGTGTCGGACCTCGGCTCGCCGCAGCCGCGGCAACTCATCGACGGCAGGCTCACTGCCGGTTCCGGCGGGCGGAGCCATCCCGTGCTGAACCCTGCCGAAGGCGTCGAGATCGGGAGGGCGCCCAGCGCCACGGCCGACGACGTCGACGACGCGATCGGCGCCGCGCGCCGCGCATTCGACTTCGGCGAGTGGGCCACCTCCCCGGAATTCCGCATCCGTTGCTTGCGCCAGCTGCACTCGGCATTGGTCGAGCACGGCGCGGCGATGCGCGCGCTGACGACGGAAGAAGCGGGTGCGCCCGCGTTCCTGACCGCGGGGCCGCAGTACGACGTGCCGGTGGAAAGTCTCAAGTGGACGGTCGACATGGCCGAGGGCTACCCGTGGCACACCGACCTGGGAGTCGCCGAGCCGATGGGGATCGCCACCCGGCGCACCATCCACCGCGAGCCGGTGGGCGTGGTCGCGGCGATCACGCCGTGGAACTTCCCGAACCAGGTCAACCTGGCCAAGGTCGGCCCGGCGCTGGCCGCGGGCAACACAGTCGTGCTGAAACCGGCGCCGGACACGCCGTGGGTGGGTGCCGAACTCGGACGGCTGGTGGCCGAGCGGACCGACATCCCGCCCGGCGTGTTCAACGTCGTGACACCGCACGACGACGCGGTCGCGGCGCTGCTGACCACCGATCCGAGGGTGGATCTCGTTTCGTTCACCGGATCCACGGCCACCGGGCGCGCGATCATGGCCGCCGCATCCACCACGCTGGCGAAGGTTTTCCTGGAACTGGGCGGAAAATCCGCCGCGATCGTGCTCGACGACGCCGACCTCGGCGCCGCGGTCGGCGCGACCGCCTTCGGGGTCTGCGTGCACGCCGGGCAAGGATGCGCGCTGACGACCCGGCTCGTCGTTCCGCGGGACCGCTACGACGAGGCGGTGGAGATCGCCGCACGCACGATGCGCAAGATCGGCGCGGGCGATCCGCGCGATGCGGGCACGATCTGCGGGCCGGTGATCTCGCAGGCCCAGCGCGACAGGGTCTTGGACTACCTGCGGCTCGCCACCGAGGAAGGCGGCACGTTCGCCACCGGCGGCGGGATTCCGGCGGGCAAGGACGCGGGGTTCTGGATCGAACCGACCGTCATTTCCGGGCTGCACAACGAAAACCGCGTGGCCCGCGAGGAGATCTTCGGGCCGGTGCTGGTCGTGCTGGCGCACGACGGCGACGACGACGCGGTGCGGATCGCCAACGACTCGCCGTACGGGCTGTCCGGGTCGGTCGACAGCGGCTCGATCGAGCGCGCGCGCAACGTCGCCGCCCGGGTTCGCACCGGGACGCTGGCCGTCAACGGCGGGCTCTGGTTCAGCCCGGACGCGCCGTTCGGCGGGTACAAGCAATCCGGCATCGGACGCGAGATGGGTGTGGCCGGGTTCGAGGAGTACTTGGAGACCAAGCTGCTGGCGGAACCGGCGTGA
- a CDS encoding SDR family oxidoreductase gives MTAREFDGGVRGTAGEFGGEAAGGSPTGMTGAGMGKRFDGKVAIVTGAAQGIGAAYAQALAAHGASVVIADLNADAGRTCAKSIESDGGRAMFVRTDVSSPDSAAELAARATEELGGIDLLVNNAAIYGDMEFDLLLTVDWDYYRKFMSVNMDGALVVTRAVHPHMQRRGGGAIVNQSSTAAWLYSGFYGLAKAGVNGLTQQLAHELGGMNIRVNAIAPGPTDTAATRNQVGEAAADLVRGLAIKRIGQPADMVGACLFLLSEEASWVTGQIFNVDGGQVIR, from the coding sequence GTGACCGCCCGGGAATTCGATGGCGGAGTCAGAGGGACCGCCGGGGAATTCGGCGGCGAGGCCGCCGGCGGTTCGCCGACCGGGATGACGGGAGCGGGCATGGGAAAGCGGTTCGACGGCAAGGTCGCCATCGTCACCGGCGCGGCGCAGGGCATCGGAGCGGCCTACGCGCAAGCGCTCGCGGCCCACGGCGCATCGGTGGTGATCGCCGACCTCAACGCCGACGCCGGGCGAACCTGCGCCAAGTCCATCGAGAGCGACGGCGGGAGAGCGATGTTCGTGCGCACCGACGTCTCCTCCCCGGATTCGGCCGCCGAACTGGCGGCGCGCGCGACCGAGGAGCTCGGCGGCATCGACCTGCTGGTCAACAACGCCGCGATCTACGGCGACATGGAGTTCGACCTGCTGCTGACCGTGGACTGGGACTACTACCGCAAGTTCATGAGCGTGAACATGGACGGCGCGCTGGTGGTGACCCGCGCGGTGCACCCGCACATGCAGCGGCGCGGCGGCGGCGCGATCGTGAACCAGAGCTCCACCGCGGCCTGGCTCTACTCCGGTTTCTACGGGCTGGCGAAGGCGGGCGTGAACGGGCTGACGCAGCAGCTCGCGCACGAACTCGGCGGCATGAACATCCGCGTCAACGCCATCGCGCCGGGACCGACCGATACCGCAGCCACCCGCAACCAGGTCGGGGAAGCGGCCGCGGACCTGGTGCGCGGGCTGGCGATCAAGCGGATCGGGCAACCGGCGGACATGGTCGGCGCCTGCCTGTTCCTGCTGTCCGAGGAGGCGTCGTGGGTGACCGGGCAGATCTTCAACGTCGACGGCGGTCAGGTGATCCGATGA
- a CDS encoding NAD(P)-dependent oxidoreductase, giving the protein MSAVGFAGLGNIGKAMATRLVDRPGGLLVFDIASEPVAQLRAAGAKVARDVAELAAQVDLLCVMVRDDDQVRSVLAEVLPAARDGLVVAVHSTIAPGTPAELAEQAAEHGVALVDAPVSGGPMGAADGSLAIMVGGPETAFATCAEPFGRMGGQVVHAGPIGAGTRMKLARNLLHFASFTAAAEAQRLAEAAGLDLVELGRVVRHTDGITGGPGAIMHRDTAAPLADGDPWAGIFEHVRALGEKDLRFAIELARELGVDVPLARHALTGLGPGLGLSAPPAPPREQ; this is encoded by the coding sequence ATGAGCGCGGTCGGGTTCGCCGGTCTCGGCAACATCGGCAAGGCGATGGCCACCAGGCTCGTGGACCGCCCCGGTGGCCTGCTGGTCTTCGACATCGCCTCCGAGCCGGTGGCGCAATTGCGCGCGGCGGGAGCGAAGGTCGCGCGGGACGTGGCGGAACTGGCGGCGCAGGTGGATCTGCTGTGCGTCATGGTCCGCGACGACGACCAGGTGCGTTCGGTCCTCGCCGAGGTGCTGCCCGCGGCCCGCGACGGACTCGTCGTCGCGGTGCACTCCACGATCGCCCCCGGTACCCCTGCGGAGCTGGCCGAACAGGCCGCCGAGCACGGCGTCGCGCTGGTGGACGCGCCGGTCAGCGGCGGTCCGATGGGAGCTGCGGACGGCAGCTTGGCGATCATGGTCGGCGGCCCCGAAACCGCCTTCGCCACCTGCGCCGAACCGTTCGGCCGGATGGGCGGGCAGGTCGTGCACGCGGGCCCGATCGGCGCGGGAACCAGGATGAAACTCGCCAGGAACCTGCTGCACTTCGCATCGTTCACCGCGGCCGCGGAAGCGCAGCGGCTCGCCGAAGCGGCCGGGCTGGACCTGGTCGAACTCGGCCGGGTCGTGCGGCACACCGACGGGATCACCGGTGGACCAGGCGCGATCATGCACCGCGACACGGCCGCGCCGCTGGCCGACGGCGACCCGTGGGCGGGGATCTTCGAGCACGTCCGCGCGCTGGGGGAGAAGGACCTGCGGTTCGCGATCGAGCTGGCGCGGGAGCTGGGCGTCGACGTCCCGCTCGCCCGGCACGCGCTCACCGGCCTCGGGCCAGGACTGGGGCTCTCCGCACCACCCGCGCCCCCGCGGGAGCAGTGA
- a CDS encoding SDR family oxidoreductase — translation MPRFDPHPQRRPAIVAGASSGIGTATAQALATAGHPVALGARRVQLCEEIAATIRAGGGEAIAEPLDVADTESVQNFVAAVEDSLGPVETVVSGAGDIDAALIHEQDPETFASQVEVHLGGPQRLAAAIVPSMVRRQRGDFVFISSDVARTHRPRMGGYVPAKAGLEAMVQTMRMELEGTGVRTSLVRPGPTKTAMGTTWKDEVATAVLEDWVHWGLARHPYFLRPSDVAAAITAIVGTPRGSHLTMVEVEPEAPLRERPEG, via the coding sequence ATGCCGAGATTCGATCCCCATCCGCAGCGGCGCCCGGCCATCGTGGCCGGGGCGTCCTCCGGCATCGGCACGGCCACCGCGCAGGCGCTGGCGACCGCCGGGCACCCCGTCGCGCTCGGCGCCAGGCGGGTGCAGCTGTGCGAGGAGATCGCCGCGACGATCCGCGCGGGCGGGGGAGAGGCGATCGCCGAACCGCTCGACGTCGCCGACACCGAGTCGGTGCAGAACTTCGTCGCCGCCGTCGAGGACTCGCTGGGTCCGGTGGAGACGGTCGTCTCCGGCGCGGGCGACATCGACGCCGCGCTGATCCACGAGCAGGACCCGGAGACCTTCGCCAGCCAGGTCGAAGTGCACCTCGGCGGCCCGCAGCGGTTGGCGGCGGCGATCGTGCCGTCGATGGTGCGGCGGCAGCGCGGCGATTTCGTGTTCATCAGCTCCGACGTGGCGCGCACCCACCGCCCGCGGATGGGCGGCTACGTGCCCGCGAAGGCCGGGCTGGAGGCGATGGTGCAGACGATGCGGATGGAGCTGGAAGGCACCGGCGTGCGCACGTCGCTGGTGCGTCCCGGGCCGACGAAGACCGCGATGGGCACCACCTGGAAGGACGAGGTCGCAACCGCGGTGCTGGAGGACTGGGTGCACTGGGGACTCGCGCGGCACCCCTACTTCCTGCGCCCGTCCGACGTGGCGGCCGCGATCACCGCGATCGTCGGCACCCCGCGGGGTTCGCACCTGACGATGGTGGAGGTCGAGCCCGAAGCGCCGCTGCGAGAACGACCGGAGGGCTGA